The DNA window ACATCTCTTACAAAAGCCCACAAAGTTCATAGCTCTATAACTAAATAATCAGACCTACTTGAAAAGCACCAGAGACATACATTTAACCAGAATATAGTACTAACACAGGAAAGCTAAAACCAGTTGTTACAATCAGTTCACAGTAAAAGCTTACATGTATTTATCTCAAGAACTCCAATGACGACTTCTAAGCACATTAACAAATGATCAAACAAACAGACGCAAAATCTACTCCATGCCTTGCATTTGGATCATTACATTCTGACCTCGCCACTGCAAATTCAAACCAATAACATAAGCACCATTGAAAAGTTCATATACAATTTTCCATGAAGAAAGTACTAGACATGCTGACTTCATACAAAAGCCATAATATCTCATGACACTACAATAAAGTGGATACTAACATTATTAAGAACGAAAGTAATTACTAACCCTTGAGATATAATGAAGTTGATTAATTAAGAACGAACATTATCCATTTATCTGAAATTTCAAAGACAGAATGAACATCAGTTCCGCTGACAAAGACATTGTCATGTCACCATCCATTGCTTAGACGTTTTACACACCTACTAAGCAAGAGTTATTTTCCTTTCCTACCTCCTTTGCCCTCTCCAAGTTTGATACATTAGCCATTGATGTATGGTGATATGATGGATCCGTTAAACAGTAAATTGGCTGGAATTTATCTATCTACTGCACTTTCTAAGGGCATATGACATACATCTAGCACTTATCAACGGCAAGAAAAGGCTCATAGGCTGTGGTATAGATGCTCAAAATGCCATTCGAATTTTAAGACTCAGAACCTAAATCCACATGTATGCATATGCAGCCACTACAAAGCAACAGCCAACACAAAAAACCAAGAGGTAAGCTCCCTTATCTTGCTCCCCACAATTTTGGAGCTTTTCATGCCCGTAATAAGCAATAAGAAGAAAATAAACACATGAAACCTTCTGAATTTCATGGAACCAATAAGTTTATGCAGCTTCAAGACATGGTAGGAAAGCAATAGTTACATAACATGAAGAGAAATGTTGAGCCCTGCACATGTAACATTGCCAGAGATCCAAAAGGATTAGGCACATGGCTTGATTATCATTAAGTAAAATCAAAGTGCTTAATCATCCCATCAATAAAGTAAAAAAGGAATCAGCTGGACAAAAAGAAAAGTACTCATTTAGGTACAGTTAAAACTCCTTCGCTACCTTGGCTAAATTTCACTGGGGAGAAGAATTGGATGGTTATTCCCATCTACTGCAAAAGATAAGAATCATCACATATATGATACaagacaaatttaaattccCCGTAGAAAAAATAatcagaattttctttttctttttaatttttgatggACCAGAAACTGCAAAATGCATCACTCCATGAGCCATAATAACTACTCATTCCCATGGTGCTTTTAAATCAAACAACAAACACAGATAGAAAGCAAGATACCAACACCATTCCCCACCCTCTACAAGCATTTGTGCCACCACCACCTTCAACCACTCAGTTCTCCAACAACTGTACTGACACCATCACCACCACAACCAATAAACCCCACCACCATCAATTTCTACCACATCCATATTGACCATCACAAGAAAACACAAGataatttcctcttttttttttctgtgatAAGTTTGGTGAAGACATTTATAAGACATAACAGACCAATTGTACAAACAGAAATACCAATATAAGTCATATCAGATAGTATCTTGGTAAGTGCCCAATCCTAAAAGGCATTCATATATAACCACAATGCCAAATCTCATCCACTTTCACATCTACGCATGAGCAATTTTGTAATATTTTACATGATTTGTAAACTATTTCACTTTTGTAAAAGTTTTATAGTTCACTTACTTAAGAGCACGCTTTACAACCTCAACTTTCTCTCTTAATCATTGTAAAGTCCAagtttttccaagaaaatgaatgCACTTATTTACTGGGAAATCCCACAATGAATTTATGTGCATATTTTGAATTACATATCATACCAAACAGCAAACATAGCATGTAAAGCTCGGTGTATCCACAGCATGTAACATTTGGTGTGGCTAAGTCTATACAGCATTATTTACATGTCTACATTTTATGAAGTTATGATTCTGAGGAAGTACACCTTTCAACAACTAATTGCAAATGTCAAGCCTTATGCTGGCTCTAGAAATAAGCACACAAAAGAGGAGGCCAAATTCGAGTCATATTCAAGACATTGAGAAAAGGCTTTTCTGCTCATTAACTGCATGAAGCAAACTTACCCACaaattattatataaataaataagacaaaaaatagaaaattgcaTGAAGGGAACCATATCAATGATATATACACAGACAGACACACGCCAAATACATGGGCTATCTTTTACCCCCTCAAAAATTAACAGTACATAGAAATATACCCAACCAAAATATAGACTATAACTGAAAAGATTAACATTTTTTgacaataaaaatatataatttcaATGCCACAGGAACTATACAAGAACTTAACCGATGAAAAACAATTCCAGAGCAAGTAGCTGAAGTACATGCACCAAGTAGCAGTTGGATGCACTGGCCATATTGAAACATGAAACTCTCAATGATGCATGTGATGTGAACATAGTTTCCCATTTACATGCTGAATTTGGCAGCAGCAAGAAGTTTCCATTTAGCTTATGCGTACTTTTATGGTTTCAACAGATGCATGAGTTTATTAAGTTAATCTATGTGCAAgtaaatgagagagagagagagagagacctgAGAACTTCCGTAATTCATGCCTTGAGAAAATGAACCCTGATGAGCAAGCTGAACACAGCACAGGGTATGTCAGTAAATTTTCCACACAATGTGTTGCACAGGCATTAAAAAACAAACAGCAAGCAAACCAGTGGAAGCTAGAGATAGAATTATGTTCCACATTGGCAATACCAACCTGGGGACTAGGCCCAAGTTGCACACCATCTCTTTTAGCAGGCCCGTCTGCACCCTTTGCTGACCCCTTTGTATCACCCTATAATGCacagaaaacaagagaaatccACCATAAAAGAAAACAAGCCACAGTTACCAGTAAACAAGGTAGAAGAACAAAAATTACagaataatttttaaaaaaagcaaaaaaaaaaatgaagagtcATTTACCTCCATCTGCAACAGTCAATTGGAACAATAacagaagaaaacaaaaattatcaGTCACTAACTGCTCATAAGAATGCTTGTACAAGGTAATATGAAAGTGACAAAACAAACCATGTTAAGCAAAGGTACGAGAAGAAAGATGAGTACCTCTCTATATCTAGTCAAGTAAACCTTGAGAGGATCAATATAATCTTCAAAACCTAGAGTTGCCATTGCCCACAGCAGATCATCTCCATTAATAGTCTTTCGCTTCTCCCTCTGGCACTTATCACTTGCCCTAACATTTGAACCACCATAACTCTTTCAATCAACTTATGCGGTGGATACACACAAATGTACAAATAGTAACATGGATCGGGCTAGACAAGTACCAAAACAGAAGTATAAACATTATGGGAAATCAAAATCACAGAGAGAAGAGAACAGTATATCATACGAGTTCATGTAAACCTAGGTAACGAGTCAGGAAAATCCACTTCCAGACTCGTAGGTAGGTAGCTAAGTTTTTTAGACCAGCCGAAGTAGCCATGGGGACAATGAATGTGTAAAAGTAACTGATTTTTCATGACAAAAAGGGGGCTATGGAGATGCAACAAGAAGCTCCAGATTAGCCAAGGATGATCCGCATTCGGCTTAAACTACGGTAGGCAGAATTATGAACGAATACGAATAAAGAGAAGCATATAACAAAACGACGTACTCGCTGGTGATAAAGCTGATGAACTCGGAGACGCATTCCTGAACAGTCTCCTTGGCATCTTTAGCAATTTTACCGTTGGCCGGAAGTGCCTTCTTCATGATCCGACTAATATTGGCTATGGGAAGGAACCTATCTTGTTCCCGAACACCGGACCTTGGACTCTGGTCGCCGCTCTCGTGGCTCCCGCCGCCTGGACTCGCCGGAGTCCCACCCTGAGACGAATCAGCCATACCCAAACCCTAGCAGCGCACAACCataaaaaatcaaaccaaaaaacCCTAGGTCTCGTTCATCCATAATGAGAATCCTACAGATACATCAAATTGCATGCATCTACATATCATTCACAGAGCGAGAAAGGAAGACACCGAAAACAGAGAGAAggagggagagaaagagagagagagaggggagggATAGAAATTAGCACTGCAGTGGTTGAAGTGAAGAAGTTTGAATTGGGAGTTggtggaaaaagaaagaagagaggaAAAGGTTGTTACCTGAGGGAGGAATGGAGAGTGAGGCTTTTATATATATAGGGTGTAGAATTGGAGGAAtagattattttgtttttgagtTTGGGCGCGAGGGGAGGAGGGAAGGGTGATGAGGATGGAGGGAGAGGAGAGAGGGGAGATCGGACGCTGGAGAAGAAGGGAAAGAGGAGACGACTGAGATGAGAGAATTGGGATGGGCTTAGGTTTATCAACACCGTTGGTTGTTAGATGTCCTTTTAATTGAGGGCGGGGGAAAGAAGGGCGGGGGCGTCCCCTTTTTATCTCCTCTCCATTAGGAAATAGGAATTTAGGATTTGATTCCGCTGCTGGTGCAGCGGCGATTAaagtactactactactactgtaGTGTACAGTGTACTGCCCCATCCTCTTTGGCTTCTATCTTCTTCTGATTCATAACACGTGTATGAGGCGTTAGTTCCGGTGCGGCCTTCAGACGTTGTCGTTTTCTCCATTTTCCTGCTTATTGAACTTTCTCTCCACCAAAATTTGGGACTTTTTGCTTGTTTGTAAcacggattttttttttcttttctacatTCATTTTCAGGTCTAGGATTGTAATCGAGTTTGAGTAGTTTGATAGACCCTAACGAGTCGAATTCGAGTATTCAGTAGCAAGATTCGAAAACTTGTCGAGCCATATTgagttttttaattttaatttttaatttattattattatcaaatTATTCTTGTGCCCACAAGAGTTGTtgaatttacgaaatgtttaAGATTGtatgaaattttttaattaatgtCTTTTCActcaatttttgtaaaaaaaaaataaaattcccaAATCTTCTTGATTCGGGTTCGAGTCAATAAGGCTCGCTTTGACTCGAACCCATGCAAGTCGATCTTGAGTTCTACGAGGAATGTATCGAGTTCAAACTCCAGTAccccaaaacaagaaaaaaaataccccaaaaaaagaaaatagagtacataaataataataataacaatactCATAGATAAAATAAGGATCCGTCTATTTGGTGTCCTAgcacaaaaaattattttatccgCAACGAAACAAATTTAATCCACAAAAATGTTGCAATTCAGCGGACGGATATGGTAATCTAAAGCATTAATAATGGATTTACTTTCCTTTTTGAGTGCGTTCATTTGGCACCAAATAGAgaaaacaataaataaaataaaataaagagacGAAAAATCAACAAGCTGCAAGGACTATGACCTCCATGATACATCTCACATGGCTGCTACTACAACTTTTCAGGTTCAGGGTCAGTTTCACCATTTAAATCATCACAGTTTAACTAGGCAAGATTAATACACAGAGCCAGCAGCATTTGGCATGTGACACACTACTTGGTGTCCATTCTGTCCTTCCCGATAGTCATAGTGCTAGGGAGTCAGCATCTCCACCCcaaaaaaggggagaaaaaaAACTTCAATAATCCACTGGGTACAGTCCACCAATCTTGCTCTGCTAATACAATGGCCAATATTTGGAATAAATTGAGTAGCTAACTCATAATCTACACAGCCCACATAATATGTACTGCCATTAAGTACTAAACGAAGCCGAGAAACTCAGAATATTCTATCGCTCCGGATAAATTCGAGCTATCCCGAAAAAATGGGAAATAGGGCGAGACTTGTGAGTAGACAAATCCTATCTAGCAGTTGGCCGTGCAATGGACTCATCAATTGATAAGTAATGCTCACTTGCACCCAAGTCCAGAGAACCCCCCAAGTTTAAGGAAGAATGAATAGATTGCCTGGATATATCATCTGAGCTACCTTCCCTGATTGCTTCTGCACCTCTTTCAATCGATATTGCATCTTGGATCTCCTTAATAACTTCTGAAATAGGGGGCCTCATGCTCCCGTGGGGTTGGACACACATCAAAGCTTTCTCAGCTATCTTCCACATTGATTGGATGTCATATTCATTATGCAATGAGGGGTCAATGATCCCTTGGATATCTCCACTCTCGATGTGTAACTTCGCCTGAGATGGTGCAACAAGATAGTCAAACAGTTAATTCTGATTGCACTTTGAATAAAAATTGACAACAAAGAGATTTACACAGATTAGTCCTCTAAGGAGGTGCTTTATCCATTTTGTCAATCTGGAATCTcgttaaaaaaagaaatagagatGAAACCCGTAAAGAAGTAAAAACCATTATAGCTAATTTCTTTATCGCGGGAATAAATGCGGATTCAGGAACATTGTTCGTTCTGATAAACAGCAATTGCTATATCGTATAATATGCTCAAATATAATCTCACTACAGCAACGTCGAACCTCATGTAATGAATCAGGAAACTTCGAGGTGCTTTATCGATTTCATAACTAGTACTGTTATTGTCAACTGATCTTACCCATTGGACTATATTGCGACAGTGCACACCAAagttttcatttgaaattgcctCTTGACCAGATATTAGCTCCAGTAGAATGACCCCGAAACTATAGACATCACTCTTGTCCGTCAACTGCTGGGAGATATAATACCTGCATAAGATTGGTGGAATGTAAGAAGTCATGCTTGAAATATAAGCATAAGACAACTATCTTCAAAGCCTTTCACATACGAACAGAAGAAATATAGAGGGAGAACTTTTGAAAAGCCTAATTAGTGATAGCAGCATGCTGCAAATACCAATCATGCCATTCTTAGGAATATCATCTTTGGTAAAGAAAGGATAAGTAGACAATGTGCaatcactttttcttttttggattttCTTCCAATCACATCTCCTATGTGTGACTTTAAAAATTTTCAGGTAAGGGAAAGCTCAGCAGATAAATGCAATTGACAAGATCTTTTGTTTTAATCTTGCATCAAGTCACTTGACTCTTTTGTCTTTATCTACAGATGTCCTTTTCCCAGTAACCTGTGAAGACCCCAGCTTCTCAATTTCTCTTAAGTCACAATGTTTACTGCCAATAAATGTGAAAGATAGTTGCAAATTTGGGGACGACAAATTCAACTGTTCAGCTGATTTAAGTTGCCAGTTCATGGGCATGTAGTTGTAACAGAATTCTTGGCTTAGAGAGTTGGTGTTCAAGTTAAGATTGCAAAGAGTTAATAGTCTTGTGCATATTGATCCAGTGTCCTACATTGTTTCCATCACCCCCGCCcccaaaataccaaaaaattgaaaaaaaaaaaaaaaccgaccTTATAACCCTTTACAGGAGCTCACCAAACAATTACTGGGAAAATGCTTGAAGTCAATTCTTTTTATATTTCATAGGAAGTAGACAAAGACCGTCAGTCCTATAAATGAAGATTATCTGGGACCTTCAGCAAGTAGAGATGACCAGGTGGATGAAATAGCAACAAACTCACTTCTTAGGTAGGACATAAGAGCTCATAATAGCTATAACTAGTGAACTAGATCATATGCCAAGCATCCAAAATCTTGGATAAAAAGTCCACTTCCATAAATGCCCTGGAAAGTCCCATTTGGTTGCTAATTAAGGCATAATCCAGATTTAATGAATGTATGCTGTCAGCATGTGAACTCTAGAGCAATAGACTTGATGAAAGAGGACATGTAATGATTAAAAGTGAAAGACTAATAATGACAAAATTGGAAGTTCAATCACTAATTTGTTCGACCATATAGTTTATGTGATCTTGCACTTTATTAGCCAATCAAAGAAGATTAAGGTCTAGGACAAAAGTCATACTCAGGATCTAGATAGCCAACAGTTCCTCGAACAATGCTTGACACGTGGGAAGCTCCATCTACGGCAAGTTTTGAGAGACCAAAATCCGAAACCTTTGCTCGCATGTCCTTGTCAAGGAGGATATTGCTGGTCTTTACATCCCTATGAATGATGGATGGAGTACACCCAGTATGAAGGTACTCAATCCCTGAGACAAGCATAACCATTTTGACTTGTTATTCTAACCTAACGAGGACCAAGCCTGTCAATTTAAAACGATTCATATTTAGCATACTCACCTTTAGCAGCATCTTCAGCAATCTCAAGGCGCTTAATCCAACTGATCCTTCTTTCATGTGTTATAGGCCCTACCAGGTGTTACAAGTGATTAAACATGCCAAAATGAACAACTTTGTATCAGAAAAATAACGGACTTTACCATAGAGATGTTCCTTTAGAGTCCCGTTATGCATGAACTCGTACACAAGTATACTTTTCCCTTCTTCTTGGCAATATCCAAGAAACTGTACAAGATTCCTGTGATGTATCCTCGAAAGAAGAGCCACCTAAGCCATATATGAGCATGGGATTTTCGTGAAGTTGTAGGTAATGCAGCCAAAAAGAAATTTATCA is part of the Coffea eugenioides isolate CCC68of chromosome 6, Ceug_1.0, whole genome shotgun sequence genome and encodes:
- the LOC113773155 gene encoding nuclear transcription factor Y subunit B-10-like isoform X6, which codes for MADSSQGGTPASPGGGSHESGDQSPRSGVREQDRFLPIANISRIMKKALPANGKIAKDAKETVQECVSEFISFITSEASDKCQREKRKTINGDDLLWAMATLGFEDYIDPLKVYLTRYREMEGDTKGSAKGADGPAKRDGVQLGPSPQLAHQGSFSQGMNYGSSQING
- the LOC113773155 gene encoding nuclear transcription factor Y subunit B-1-like isoform X3, translated to MADSSQGGTPASPGGGSHESGDQSPRSGVREQDRFLPIANISRIMKKALPANGKIAKDAKETVQECVSEFISFITSEASDKCQREKRKTINGDDLLWAMATLGFEDYIDPLKVYLTRYREMEGDTKGSAKGADGPAKRDGVQLGPSPQLAHQGSFSQGMNYGSSQMGITIQFFSPVKFSQDKWIMFVLN
- the LOC113773155 gene encoding nuclear transcription factor Y subunit B-10-like isoform X7; the protein is MADSSQGGTPASPGGGSHESGDQSPRSGVREQDRFLPIANISRIMKKALPANGKIAKDAKETVQECVSEFISFITSEASDKCQREKRKTINGDDLLWAMATLGFEDYIDPLKVYLTRYREMEGDTKGSAKGADGPAKRDGVQLGPSPQLAHQGSFSQGMNYGSSQ
- the LOC113773155 gene encoding nuclear transcription factor Y subunit B-10-like isoform X9 — its product is MADSSQGGTPASPGGGSHESGDQSPRSGVREQDRFLPIANISRIMKKALPANGKIAKDAKETVQECVSEFISFITSEASDKCQREKRKTINGDDLLWAMATLGFEDYIDPLKVYLTRYREMEGDTKGSAKGADGPAKRDGVQLGPSPQGSFSQGMNYGSSQ
- the LOC113773155 gene encoding nuclear transcription factor Y subunit B-10-like isoform X4, which produces MADSSQGGTPASPGGGSHESGDQSPRSGVREQDRFLPIANISRIMKKALPANGKIAKDAKETVQECVSEFISFITSEASDKCQREKRKTINGDDLLWAMATLGFEDYIDPLKVYLTRYREMEGDTKGSAKGADGPAKRDGVQLGPSPQLAHQGSFSQGMNYGSSQWRGQNVMIQMQGME
- the LOC113773155 gene encoding nuclear transcription factor Y subunit B-1-like isoform X1; its protein translation is MADSSQGGTPASPGGGSHESGDQSPRSGVREQDRFLPIANISRIMKKALPANGKIAKDAKETVQECVSEFISFITSEASDKCQREKRKTINGDDLLWAMATLGFEDYIDPLKVYLTRYREMEGDTKGSAKGADGPAKRDGVQLGPSPQLAHQGSFSQGMNYGSSQMGITIQFFSPVKFSQVARSECNDPNARHGVDFASVCLIIC
- the LOC113773155 gene encoding nuclear transcription factor Y subunit B-10-like isoform X5, whose protein sequence is MADSSQGGTPASPGGGSHESGDQSPRSGVREQDRFLPIANISRIMKKALPANGKIAKDAKETVQECVSEFISFITSEASDKCQREKRKTINGDDLLWAMATLGFEDYIDPLKVYLTRYREMEGDTKGSAKGADGPAKRDGVQLGPSPQGSFSQGMNYGSSQWRGQNVMIQMQGME
- the LOC113773155 gene encoding nuclear transcription factor Y subunit B-1-like isoform X2, which encodes MADSSQGGTPASPGGGSHESGDQSPRSGVREQDRFLPIANISRIMKKALPANGKIAKDAKETVQECVSEFISFITSEASDKCQREKRKTINGDDLLWAMATLGFEDYIDPLKVYLTRYREMEGDTKGSAKGADGPAKRDGVQLGPSPQGSFSQGMNYGSSQMGITIQFFSPVKFSQVARSECNDPNARHGVDFASVCLIIC
- the LOC113773155 gene encoding nuclear transcription factor Y subunit B-10-like isoform X8, producing the protein MADSSQGGTPASPGGGSHESGDQSPRSGVREQDRFLPIANISRIMKKALPANGKIAKDAKETVQECVSEFISFITSEASDKCQREKRKTINGDDLLWAMATLGFEDYIDPLKVYLTRYREMEGDTKGSAKGADGPAKRDGVQLGPSPQGSFSQGMNYGSSQING